The Amblyomma americanum isolate KBUSLIRL-KWMA chromosome 5, ASM5285725v1, whole genome shotgun sequence genome window below encodes:
- the LOC144133931 gene encoding uncharacterized protein LOC144133931, with product MDSTAKGSATKHKSKRSSRRSRKKRSSSSSSSLSRSSKADDERTQAQPAPAALPDASATAPPTAVASTLFSPAPGKETPRACAPPTAEAAGATEHSAYVTAENTAASVVGPVVVPSATPSEVNKMGEKDIEPGIADNYVLLEPLPGAEPLLSVSAAPSTMEKATSEDMQKTGRVIRAQLSDVTTPITVAVEAPRALHQVLSVTMQLLCAM from the exons ATGGATTCTACAGCAAAAGGGTCGGCGACCAAACACAAGTCCAAGCGGTCCTCACGCCGATCTCGAAAGAAACGCAGTTCCTCGTCCTCGTCCTCGCTCTCGCGGTCGTCCAAGGCCGATGATGAGCGTACCCAGGCGCAGCCCGCACCGGCAGCCCTTCCCGACGCCAGTGCAACAGCCCCGCCGACCGCAGTGGCGTCCACTCTGTTCTCACCGGCTCCTGGGAAGGAGACACCACGAGCAT GTGCACCTCCCACCGCTGAGGCTGCAGGTGCCACCGAGCACTCGGCGTACGTGACCGCCGAGAACACCGCCGCGTCGGTTGTGGGACCCGTCGTGGTGCCTTCGGCGACGCCATCGGAGGTGAACAAGATGGGTGAGAAGGACATCGAGCCGGGCATCGCAGATAACTACGTCCTGCTCGAGCCGCTGCCTGGAGCAGAGCCTCTGCTATCCGTGTCTGCTGCTCCTTCAACCATGGAGAAGGCAACTAGCGAAGATATGCAGAAGACCGGGCGAGTCATCCGAGCGCAGCTGTCTGATGTCACTACACCCATCACAGTGGCCGTAGAAGCTCCGCGTGCTCTGCACCAG GTGCTCTCCGTTACAATGCAGCTGCTGTGCGCTATGTAA